The following are encoded in a window of Phaseolus vulgaris cultivar G19833 chromosome 3, P. vulgaris v2.0, whole genome shotgun sequence genomic DNA:
- the LOC137808164 gene encoding protein NRT1/ PTR FAMILY 7.3-like produces the protein MACLELSKEVKFKDDTEEVTLDGSVDWHGRPAIRAKSGRWVAGTIVLLNQGLATLAFFGVGVNLVLFLTRVMGQNNADAANNVSKWTGTVYIFSLVGAFLSDSYWGRYKTCAIFQVIFVIGLVSLSLSSYLSLIRPKGCGNGTISCGKNSSLEMGMFYLSIYLIALGNGGYQPNIATFGADQFDEEHSKEGYSKVAFFSYFYLALNLGSLFSNTILGYFEDEGLWTLGFWVSAGSAFAALVLFLLGTPRYRHFKPSGNPLSRFGQVLVAALRKWGAHVTSNEEDLYVKDENESPTNGNRKILHTDGFKFLDRAAFISTRDLEDQKRGLHNPWRLCPITQVEEVKCILRLLPIWLCTIIYSVVFTQMASLFVEQGAAMKTTISHFRIPPASMSSFDILSVAVFIFFYRRVIDPLVGRLKKTSSKGLTELQRMGIGLVIAVMAMVSAGIVECYRLKYAKVGCPHCSGTSSLSIFWQIPQYALIGASEVFMYVGQLEFFNAQTPDGLKSFGSALCMTSISLGNYVSSLLVSIVMKISTEDQMPGWIPGNLNRGHLDRFYFLLAALTSIDLIVYILCAKWFKSIQLEGKYEDNDMPGSYKV, from the exons ATGGCCTGCTTAGAGCTCTCCAAAGAG GTAAAGTTCAAAGATGACACAGAAGAGGTAACTCTTGACGGAAGTGTTGATTGGCATGGTCGCCCTGCAATCAGAGCCAAATCTGGGAGATGGGTTGCTGGAACCATTGTACTAT TGAACCAAGGTCTGGCAACCTTAGCATTCTTTGGTGTAGGAGTGAACCTAGTGTTATTCCTGACAAGAGTGATGGGGCAGAACAATGCTGATGCTGCAAACAATGTGAGCAAGTGGACTGGCACAGTATACATCTTCTCTCTTGTGGGTGCTTTCCTAAGTGATTCTTACTGGGGAAGATACAAAACTTGTGCCATCTTTCAGGTCATTTTTGTAATA GGCCTAGTGTCCTTGTCCCTTTCATCATACCTCAGCTTGATTAGGCCAAAAGGTTGTGGAAATGGAACTATTTCATGTGGGAAAAATTCAAGCTTGGAGATGGGGATGTTCTACCTCTCAATCTATCTCATTGCTTTGGGAAATGGAGGGTATCAGCCAAATATTGCCACGTTTGGAGCTGACCAGTTTGACGAGGAGCACTCAAAGGAGGGTTACTCAAAGGTTGCCTTCTTTAGCTACTTCTATCTGGCTTTAAACCTTGGTTCACTCTTCTCAAACACAATTCTAGGCTATTTTGAAGATGAAGGATTGTGGACACTGGGGTTCTGGGTGTCTGCAGGTTCTGCTTTTGCCGCCCTTGTTTTATTTCTTCTTGGGACCCCAAGATATAGACACTTCAAACCCAGTGGCAATCCTCTTTCAAGGTTCGGCCAAGTCCTTGTTGCTGCATTAAGGAAATGGGGAGCTCATGTGACATCAAATGAAGAGGACCTATATGTCAAGGATGAAAATGAATCTCCCACTAATGGCAACAGAAAGATTCTTCACACCGACGGATTCAA GTTTCTGGACAGAGCAGCTTTTATATCTACCAGAGATCTAGAAGACCAAAAAAGAGGCCTTCATAATCCCTGGCGTCTCTGCCCTATAACTCAAGTTGAAGAAGTGAAGTGTATACTAAGACTTCTTCCAATTTGGCTCTGCACCATAATATACTCGGTGGTTTTCACACAAATGGCTTCTCTTTTTGTAGAGCAAGGGGCTGCCATGAAAACTACAATATCCCATTTCAGAATACCACCTGCAAGCATGTCTAGCTTTGACATCCTTAGTGTAGCTGTCTTCATTTTCTTCTACCGTCGAGTGATTGATCCACTTGTAGGACGACTTAAAAAGACAAGTTCAAAGGGTCTTACTGAGCTTCAGAGAATGGGAATTGGGCTTGTTATAGCTGTAATGGCAATGGTTTCAGCAGGAATAGTTGAATGTTACAGGCTTAAATATGCAAAAGTAGGATGCCCCCATTGCAGTGGCACAAGCTCTCTAAGCATCTTTTGGCAAATTCCTCAGTATGCACTTATTGGAGCTTCTGAAGTTTTTATGTATGTAGGCCAGTTGGAGTTCTTCAATGCTCAAACACCAGATGGCTTAAAAAGCTTTGGAAGTGCCCTTTGCATGACGTCCATCTCTCTTGGGAACTATGTAAGTAGCTTACTTGTAAGTATTGTTATGAAGATCTCCACCGAGGATCAGATGCCAGGATGGATCCCTGGAAACTTAAACAGAGGTCACCTAGATAGGTTTTACTTCCTCTTAGCAGCCTTGACATCAATAGACTTGATCGTTTATATTCTATGTGCAAAGTGGTTCAAGAGTATACAGCTGGAAGGAAAATACGAAGATAATGATATGCCTGGTAGCTATAAAGTATAA